In Paracoccus fistulariae, a single window of DNA contains:
- a CDS encoding APC family permease: MTGSEYQKNSITLSGAVAMGTGVMIGAGIFALTGQIAELAGPLFPLSFVVGAIVTAFSAYTYIKMSNAYPSAGGIGMILKKAYGPTTVAAGAALLMALSMVINESLVARTFGTYTLRAFGGDPDSILVPVLGVGLIVFAYLVNVSGNRSVGLLSIIMAILKVGGIALFGAAGLWASGISFEASGGDFRAGGFVASVALSILAFKGFTTITNSGAEVTNPHRNVGRAIVLSIAICVVVYLLVAFAVGSSLPLDRIVAAKDYALAEAAQPALGQTGFYLTVALALVATASGLIASVFAVSRMLAMLTDMKMIPHSHFGMPGTIKDHTLVYTVVIAGFLTVFFDLSRIASLGAFFYLVMDMIIHFGVFRHLREEIGARGWVLLTAIALDAVVLAAFAAMKWQSDPLIVVLGAIGMALVFLFVGIFLARNPALEGAHDHH, translated from the coding sequence ATGACCGGAAGCGAGTACCAGAAGAACAGCATCACCCTTTCCGGTGCGGTAGCCATGGGCACCGGCGTGATGATCGGCGCGGGCATCTTCGCGCTGACCGGCCAGATCGCCGAACTCGCCGGGCCTCTCTTCCCGCTCTCGTTCGTGGTCGGCGCCATCGTGACCGCCTTCAGCGCCTACACCTATATCAAGATGTCGAACGCATACCCGTCTGCGGGCGGCATCGGGATGATCCTGAAGAAAGCCTACGGACCGACGACGGTCGCGGCGGGCGCAGCTCTCCTGATGGCGCTGTCGATGGTCATCAACGAAAGCCTCGTCGCTCGCACCTTCGGAACCTACACCCTGCGAGCCTTCGGCGGCGATCCGGACAGCATTCTCGTGCCGGTCCTCGGCGTGGGGCTGATCGTCTTCGCCTATCTCGTGAACGTCTCTGGCAACCGGTCGGTCGGGCTGCTGTCCATTATCATGGCCATTCTCAAGGTGGGCGGCATTGCGCTGTTCGGGGCGGCCGGTCTGTGGGCCAGCGGCATTTCGTTCGAAGCGTCGGGCGGAGATTTTCGTGCGGGTGGGTTCGTGGCGTCGGTCGCGCTGTCCATTCTCGCCTTCAAGGGGTTCACGACCATCACCAACAGCGGCGCCGAGGTGACCAATCCGCATCGGAACGTGGGCCGGGCCATAGTCCTGTCCATCGCCATCTGCGTCGTCGTCTACCTGCTGGTCGCATTCGCGGTCGGCTCCAGCCTGCCGCTCGATCGCATCGTGGCGGCGAAGGACTACGCGCTGGCTGAAGCGGCCCAACCAGCCCTCGGGCAAACCGGCTTCTACCTGACGGTGGCGCTTGCGCTGGTGGCAACTGCCTCGGGCCTGATCGCCAGCGTGTTTGCCGTCTCGCGGATGCTGGCGATGCTGACGGACATGAAGATGATCCCGCACAGCCATTTCGGGATGCCAGGCACGATCAAGGACCACACACTCGTCTACACCGTCGTGATCGCAGGCTTCCTGACGGTCTTCTTCGACCTCAGCCGCATCGCCTCGCTCGGGGCCTTCTTCTATCTGGTGATGGACATGATCATCCATTTCGGCGTGTTCCGGCATCTGCGCGAAGAAATCGGCGCTCGGGGCTGGGTGTTGCTGACGGCAATCGCACTTGATGCCGTGGTGCTGGCCGCCTTCGCCGCGATGAAATGGCAGTCCGACCCCTTGATCGTCGTCCTGGGTGCGATCGGCATGGCGCTGGTGTTCCTGTTCGTCGGAATCTTCCTCGCACGGAATCCCGCCCTGGAAGGCGCTCACGACCACCATTGA
- a CDS encoding TVP38/TMEM64 family protein yields MSLRVTILAGLAILGIGLLAVWQFAPSVFAEARSLLEPERLETLVARAGLWGPVLIVTLMTIAVVASPIPSAPIALAAGAAYGHLWGTVQVVIGAELGALIAFGLARVLGHDVLRRVFGDRVDAGLLGSQNALTATVLASRLMPFVSFDMISYAAGLSRLHAWRFALATLAGIIPASFLLAHFGGEAVSGDLGRATWAVLGLGLLTGLPLLWVAMRQKPEKGNP; encoded by the coding sequence ATGAGCCTGCGCGTCACCATTCTCGCGGGCCTTGCGATCCTCGGCATCGGACTGCTCGCTGTCTGGCAGTTCGCGCCTTCGGTGTTCGCCGAGGCGCGCAGCCTCCTGGAGCCCGAGCGTCTGGAAACGCTGGTGGCGCGTGCGGGTCTCTGGGGGCCGGTCCTGATCGTCACGCTTATGACCATCGCGGTCGTGGCCAGCCCAATCCCGAGTGCACCCATCGCACTGGCGGCCGGAGCGGCCTACGGACATCTCTGGGGGACCGTGCAGGTCGTCATCGGCGCCGAGCTCGGGGCGCTGATCGCCTTCGGTCTCGCACGGGTTCTGGGGCATGACGTCCTGCGGCGGGTGTTCGGGGACCGCGTCGATGCCGGGCTGCTCGGCTCGCAGAACGCGTTGACGGCGACGGTTCTTGCCAGCCGCCTGATGCCCTTCGTGTCCTTCGACATGATCAGCTACGCGGCCGGACTGAGCCGATTGCACGCCTGGCGTTTCGCCTTGGCAACACTGGCGGGGATCATTCCGGCAAGCTTCCTGCTGGCCCATTTCGGCGGCGAGGCGGTGAGCGGAGATCTGGGCCGGGCGACATGGGCAGTACTTGGCCTCGGCCTCTTGACGGGCCTGCCACTGCTTTGGGTAGCCATGCGGCAAAAGCCTGAAAAGGGAAATCCATGA
- a CDS encoding DUF302 domain-containing protein yields the protein MTYTINRMFPDAGIDDVDARARKALTDHGFGILTEIDVKATMKKKLDVEMPAYRILGACNPKMAHQAIGIEPRVGAMLPCNVILREVDGGVEVSAIDPVASMQAIENAELTAVAGEVRDLLAKAVAAV from the coding sequence ATGACCTACACGATCAATCGAATGTTCCCCGACGCCGGTATCGACGACGTCGACGCTCGCGCGCGGAAGGCCCTCACCGACCACGGCTTCGGCATCCTGACCGAGATCGACGTCAAGGCGACGATGAAGAAGAAGCTAGATGTCGAGATGCCCGCCTACCGCATCCTCGGCGCCTGCAACCCCAAGATGGCGCATCAGGCCATCGGGATCGAACCGCGCGTCGGTGCGATGCTGCCATGCAACGTCATCCTGCGCGAGGTCGACGGTGGCGTGGAAGTCAGCGCCATCGATCCTGTGGCGTCGATGCAGGCGATTGAGAACGCCGAACTGACGGCCGTGGCGGGCGAGGTGCGCGACCTCCTGGCGAAGGCCGTCGCGGCGGTCTGA
- a CDS encoding multicopper oxidase family protein, whose amino-acid sequence MNMLSRRGFLAASAAAIGAAHLPRIAFAQGVAPISLSAATRTLDIDGRAATVFGLAGPGGQGLILDPGQRFRVDLTNDLDVGTIIHWHGQIPPNAQDGVPDMPMPLLAPGETRSYDFEARPGTHWMHSHVPTQEMQLLAAPLIVRSAEDVAADRQDVVMFLHDFSFKAPEEVLAEIGAGHGGGHGAGHGAGALPDQGAPMGGMGAMQGMDHGAMGHGATGGMPMGNMPRMGGMMGMGGQMGGMAMDLNDYDWDAYLANDRTLSDPEVVQVERGGRIRLRVINAAAATVFWIETGGAEARLVAVDGHAVEPLAGTRFGLAMGQRLDIEIDLPHEGGAWPILALREGARERTGLILATQGAEVRRLDAMADAEAPAFDTDLAQEARLIALDALPDRPVDRSQMLMLGGSMQPYVWTINGAVWGQHQPITARSGERVVLSFHNMSMMAHPMHLHGHVFQVVGLNGRRVAGALRDTVHVPPMSMVDVALDVGEAARWMLHCHHMPHLTTGMMTEFAVTASV is encoded by the coding sequence ATGAACATGCTTTCTCGACGCGGCTTTCTTGCCGCAAGTGCGGCCGCCATTGGCGCTGCACACTTGCCCCGCATCGCCTTCGCGCAAGGGGTGGCGCCGATCAGCCTCTCCGCTGCGACGCGCACGCTCGACATCGACGGTCGCGCTGCCACGGTCTTCGGGCTTGCCGGCCCCGGCGGTCAGGGACTGATCCTCGACCCCGGCCAGAGGTTCCGGGTCGATCTGACCAACGACCTGGACGTCGGTACCATCATCCACTGGCACGGACAGATCCCGCCCAACGCGCAGGACGGTGTGCCGGACATGCCGATGCCCCTCCTCGCACCGGGTGAAACCCGATCCTACGACTTCGAGGCACGGCCCGGCACGCACTGGATGCACAGCCATGTGCCCACCCAGGAGATGCAGCTGCTCGCCGCGCCGCTGATCGTGCGCTCGGCCGAGGACGTTGCTGCCGACCGGCAAGACGTCGTGATGTTCCTTCATGACTTCTCCTTCAAGGCCCCCGAGGAGGTTCTGGCCGAGATCGGCGCAGGTCATGGCGGCGGGCACGGCGCGGGCCATGGTGCCGGTGCATTGCCCGATCAGGGCGCTCCCATGGGAGGCATGGGGGCGATGCAGGGCATGGATCACGGGGCCATGGGCCATGGCGCCACGGGCGGCATGCCGATGGGCAACATGCCCCGAATGGGCGGGATGATGGGTATGGGCGGCCAGATGGGCGGCATGGCCATGGACCTGAACGACTATGACTGGGACGCCTATCTCGCCAATGACCGGACCCTGTCGGACCCGGAGGTGGTCCAGGTCGAGCGCGGTGGCCGTATCCGGCTTCGGGTCATCAACGCCGCTGCGGCGACGGTATTCTGGATCGAGACCGGCGGTGCCGAGGCGCGGCTGGTCGCGGTAGATGGGCACGCGGTCGAACCTCTCGCCGGCACGCGGTTCGGTCTGGCAATGGGCCAGCGTCTGGACATCGAGATCGACCTGCCGCACGAAGGCGGCGCCTGGCCGATCCTCGCCCTGCGCGAAGGCGCGCGCGAGCGCACCGGCCTGATCCTCGCCACGCAGGGTGCCGAAGTGCGGCGTCTCGATGCAATGGCGGATGCCGAAGCGCCCGCGTTCGACACCGATCTGGCGCAGGAGGCGCGCCTCATCGCGCTGGACGCTCTGCCGGATCGACCCGTGGACCGCAGCCAGATGCTGATGCTGGGCGGTTCGATGCAGCCGTACGTCTGGACGATAAACGGGGCAGTCTGGGGCCAGCACCAGCCGATCACCGCACGCAGCGGTGAGCGGGTCGTGCTGTCGTTCCACAACATGTCGATGATGGCGCACCCGATGCATCTGCACGGCCATGTGTTCCAGGTCGTCGGGCTGAACGGGCGTCGGGTCGCCGGTGCACTACGCGACACGGTTCACGTGCCACCGATGTCGATGGTCGATGTCGCCCTCGATGTCGGTGAGGCCGCCCGATGGATGCTGCATTGCCACCACATGCCGCACCTTACGACGGGGATGATGACCGAATTCGCGGTCACGGCGTCCGTCTGA
- a CDS encoding c-type cytochrome has translation MIGLVVGGVILAVFAGWRYAGTASTAVASADIIAQGRQIYADQCAACHGAELEGQPGWRSPLPSGRLPAPPHDASGHTWHHPDDVLFRIVREGTAAVVGGGYESDMPGFADVLSDADIRAVLDYIKSTWPERERRYQERVSEAN, from the coding sequence GTGATCGGTCTGGTCGTCGGAGGTGTGATCCTCGCGGTCTTTGCTGGCTGGCGTTATGCCGGTACCGCATCCACCGCCGTGGCGTCGGCGGACATCATCGCGCAAGGACGCCAGATCTATGCGGATCAGTGCGCCGCCTGCCACGGCGCGGAACTGGAGGGCCAGCCGGGCTGGCGCTCGCCGCTTCCGTCCGGCCGGTTGCCGGCGCCACCCCACGACGCCAGCGGCCACACCTGGCACCATCCTGACGATGTCCTGTTCCGCATCGTTAGGGAAGGCACCGCCGCCGTGGTCGGCGGCGGATACGAGAGCGACATGCCCGGCTTCGCAGACGTGCTGAGCGACGCGGACATCCGCGCCGTTCTCGACTACATCAAGAGCACATGGCCAGAGCGCGAGCGCCGATACCAAGAGAGGGTGTCGGAGGCAAACTGA
- a CDS encoding ion channel → MAAIWSRTTTGLLAVRGVKPNSKERPQAAIMVAFVGLLALHTIEILAFAAVYRALQGWGVGGFDGSYDPCWSGLIYFSGVNFATLGYTQIEATGPIRMVNMMQSLGGFMVLTWSATFL, encoded by the coding sequence GTGGCCGCCATCTGGTCGCGCACCACTACGGGGCTATTGGCCGTCCGGGGCGTGAAGCCGAACTCGAAAGAGAGACCGCAGGCGGCGATCATGGTGGCGTTCGTCGGGCTGCTCGCGCTCCACACGATTGAAATCCTGGCTTTCGCCGCAGTCTACAGGGCGCTGCAGGGCTGGGGCGTGGGAGGCTTCGACGGCAGCTACGACCCATGCTGGAGCGGCCTGATCTACTTCTCCGGCGTCAACTTCGCCACGCTCGGGTACACGCAGATCGAGGCAACCGGGCCGATACGGATGGTCAACATGATGCAGTCGCTCGGCGGCTTCATGGTGCTGACCTGGTCGGCGACGTTCCTCTAA
- a CDS encoding heavy metal translocating P-type ATPase → MTANDSATYEWTVSGMDCASCAGKVRGAVERLPGVSDVDVALMTERLRLTLDEGQTPRNQIEAIVKRLGYGIAAKGSSPDRKGFVLPDDEQASRADGSRDAAGLEPNAGSTGPESGPGPGSRWYQTAKGRLVIGTGLLLAAAWAVKLLASQDVATWAFILATLIGVAPIARRAVASARAGMPFTIEMLMTIAASGALVIDAAEEAALVVFLFAVGEVLEGVAANKARDGIRALARLVPKTAILEIGGRTRVIPADQLQVDQIVLVRPGDRVPADGEVIEGTSGVDESAVTGESVPKLKEPGASVFAGSINSEAALRVRVTKSAEDNTIARIIRLVEEAESARAPTERFIDRFSRIYMPAVVGVAVLVAIVPPLAFGQGWDTWIYRALALLLIGCPCALVISVPASIASALSSGARRGLLMKGGAVIEAAAATTHVAFDKTGTLTHGRPRVTDVVPISGSETEVLALAAAVEAGSSHPLAEAILSRAEAAGAPFLAATAAKALPGKGAEAVVEGETAWVGSPRFAGERGVLDDHALRAVVGMEDEGKTVVAVFRRSQLVGLVALRDEPREDAARAVQQLKALGIASVMLTGDNRRTAAAISAGLGIDHRAELMPEGKVAAIREMTARDRVMMVGDGINDAPALATAHIGVAMGSGTDVALETADAAILRNRVTDVAGKIRLARAAMANIRQNVAIALGLKAVFLVTTILGITGLWIAILADTGATVLVTLNALRLLAFDPEREA, encoded by the coding sequence ATGACGGCGAACGACAGTGCAACCTACGAATGGACGGTTTCCGGGATGGACTGTGCGTCGTGCGCCGGCAAGGTCCGGGGTGCGGTCGAACGCCTGCCTGGCGTGAGCGACGTCGATGTGGCGCTAATGACCGAGCGGCTTCGGCTGACTCTGGATGAAGGGCAGACCCCTCGCAACCAGATCGAAGCAATCGTCAAGCGGCTCGGCTACGGGATCGCGGCGAAAGGATCGAGCCCCGATCGGAAAGGCTTCGTGCTGCCGGACGATGAGCAAGCGTCCCGTGCGGACGGCTCGCGAGATGCCGCAGGACTCGAGCCCAACGCTGGATCGACAGGGCCCGAGAGCGGTCCCGGGCCCGGTTCGCGTTGGTATCAGACCGCGAAGGGCAGACTGGTGATCGGCACCGGTCTCCTCCTCGCGGCGGCATGGGCCGTGAAACTGCTCGCCTCCCAGGATGTGGCAACGTGGGCATTCATCCTCGCGACGCTCATTGGTGTCGCCCCTATCGCACGCCGCGCCGTCGCGTCCGCCAGAGCGGGGATGCCGTTCACGATCGAGATGCTGATGACAATCGCCGCCAGCGGCGCGCTCGTCATCGACGCCGCCGAGGAAGCGGCGCTCGTCGTCTTCCTCTTCGCCGTCGGGGAGGTTCTCGAAGGTGTTGCGGCGAACAAGGCCCGCGACGGGATCCGGGCGCTCGCTCGTCTGGTACCGAAGACCGCGATCCTGGAGATCGGCGGCCGGACTCGGGTGATACCAGCCGACCAGCTGCAGGTGGACCAGATCGTTCTGGTGCGCCCGGGAGACCGGGTCCCGGCAGATGGCGAAGTTATCGAGGGCACCTCGGGCGTCGATGAGAGCGCCGTCACGGGCGAGAGTGTGCCGAAGCTGAAGGAACCCGGTGCCTCCGTCTTTGCCGGCTCCATCAATTCCGAGGCGGCGCTGCGTGTTCGGGTCACCAAGTCGGCCGAGGACAACACCATTGCCCGTATCATCCGGCTGGTCGAGGAAGCGGAAAGCGCCCGGGCCCCGACCGAGCGCTTCATCGACCGTTTCAGCCGCATCTACATGCCGGCCGTCGTCGGAGTTGCGGTGCTGGTGGCCATCGTCCCGCCCCTTGCGTTCGGGCAAGGCTGGGATACGTGGATCTACCGGGCGCTCGCGCTTCTCCTGATCGGATGCCCCTGCGCGCTGGTGATCTCGGTACCGGCTTCCATCGCCTCTGCGCTTTCTTCAGGCGCGCGTCGCGGGCTGCTGATGAAAGGAGGCGCCGTGATCGAGGCCGCGGCGGCCACCACGCATGTCGCATTCGACAAGACCGGAACCCTGACCCACGGACGGCCGCGCGTCACGGACGTGGTGCCGATCTCGGGATCGGAGACAGAGGTGCTGGCGCTGGCTGCCGCCGTCGAAGCGGGGTCGAGCCATCCTCTGGCGGAGGCGATCCTGTCCCGCGCGGAAGCTGCGGGAGCGCCGTTCCTGGCCGCGACCGCCGCCAAAGCGCTTCCGGGCAAAGGGGCCGAAGCAGTCGTTGAGGGTGAAACCGCCTGGGTGGGCTCTCCACGGTTCGCCGGGGAGCGCGGTGTGTTGGACGACCACGCGCTCCGGGCGGTGGTCGGCATGGAAGATGAAGGCAAGACAGTCGTCGCGGTCTTCCGCCGGAGCCAGTTGGTCGGACTCGTAGCGCTCCGGGACGAACCCCGAGAGGATGCCGCCCGCGCGGTGCAGCAACTCAAGGCGCTTGGCATCGCGTCTGTGATGCTGACCGGCGACAACCGGCGCACGGCAGCAGCCATTTCCGCTGGGCTGGGCATTGACCATCGCGCCGAATTGATGCCCGAAGGCAAGGTCGCCGCGATCCGTGAGATGACCGCCAGAGACCGCGTGATGATGGTGGGCGACGGCATCAACGATGCCCCTGCGCTCGCCACCGCCCACATCGGAGTTGCCATGGGCTCCGGAACGGACGTCGCGCTTGAAACCGCCGACGCCGCGATCCTGCGCAATCGCGTGACCGATGTGGCCGGCAAGATTCGCCTTGCTCGCGCAGCCATGGCGAACATCAGGCAAAATGTGGCGATCGCGCTCGGCCTTAAGGCGGTGTTTCTGGTGACGACGATCCTCGGCATTACCGGGCTGTGGATCGCGATCCTTGCAGATACCGGCGCGACGGTGCTCGTCACACTGAACGCGCTGCGGCTTCTTGCGTTTGATCCGGAACGTGAGGCCTGA
- a CDS encoding MerR family transcriptional regulator, which translates to MLTIGKLGEAAGVKVPTIRYYEQIGLLPEPDRSAGNQRLYGQSALDRLAFIRHARELGFPLDAIRDLLSLSDRPDQSCAAADVIARAQLAEVESRLARLTALKGELERMVVQCAGGRIADCRVIEVLGDHSLCATDHQHPESEAAS; encoded by the coding sequence ATGCTCACCATCGGAAAATTGGGCGAAGCGGCCGGCGTGAAGGTTCCGACGATCCGCTACTACGAGCAGATCGGGCTCCTGCCGGAGCCAGATCGCAGTGCCGGGAACCAGCGGCTCTATGGGCAGTCGGCACTGGATCGGCTAGCCTTCATCCGCCATGCGCGGGAGCTCGGTTTTCCGCTGGACGCTATCCGAGACCTTCTGAGTCTCTCTGACAGACCCGATCAATCCTGCGCAGCCGCCGATGTCATCGCCAGGGCGCAGCTGGCCGAGGTTGAAAGCCGCCTTGCGCGCCTGACTGCGCTGAAAGGCGAACTTGAGCGCATGGTCGTGCAATGTGCAGGCGGTCGGATTGCCGATTGCCGGGTCATTGAAGTTCTGGGCGACCATTCGCTATGCGCAACCGATCACCAGCATCCGGAGAGCGAGGCGGCATCGTGA
- a CDS encoding YnfA family protein: MKAPGTLAIYIGAALAEIAGCFAVWAWMRQGASALWLVPGLLSLAVFAWLLTLAPSDFAGRAYAAYGGVYIAASLLWLWLIEKQRPDTWDLTGAAICLAGAAVILLAPRAAGG; encoded by the coding sequence GTGAAAGCACCCGGCACCCTCGCCATCTACATCGGTGCCGCTCTGGCCGAGATTGCGGGCTGCTTTGCGGTCTGGGCATGGATGCGGCAAGGCGCGAGCGCGCTCTGGCTGGTCCCCGGCCTCCTGAGCCTGGCCGTCTTCGCTTGGCTCCTGACCCTTGCCCCCTCCGATTTTGCGGGGCGGGCCTACGCAGCTTATGGCGGGGTCTATATCGCAGCCTCGCTCCTCTGGCTGTGGCTCATCGAGAAGCAGCGCCCGGACACTTGGGACCTGACAGGTGCCGCAATCTGCCTCGCCGGTGCGGCCGTCATCCTGTTGGCGCCGAGGGCGGCTGGTGGATGA
- a CDS encoding DUF4357 domain-containing protein — protein MDEFVDQTKTLVGALGWDLFREVRGRAQEQIAGRELPEAEIHESPRFFFRGDGFAAEMEIGPSGDFVVTAGSRARVRTTRTIPRGTVTLRNTLVEKGVLREEGDFLVFTSAYSFTSASAAAAAVIGASANGRILWKLPDGRNYADWEASQGISDCASQ, from the coding sequence ATGGACGAGTTCGTGGATCAGACAAAAACGCTGGTTGGAGCCCTCGGCTGGGATCTCTTCCGAGAAGTCCGCGGTCGTGCGCAGGAGCAGATCGCAGGGCGAGAACTGCCAGAGGCTGAAATCCATGAAAGCCCTCGGTTCTTCTTCCGAGGCGACGGCTTCGCGGCAGAGATGGAGATTGGGCCCTCCGGGGATTTCGTCGTCACAGCAGGTTCGAGGGCAAGGGTCCGGACGACGCGAACGATACCGAGGGGGACGGTCACGCTCCGGAACACCCTTGTTGAGAAGGGCGTCCTCCGCGAGGAAGGCGATTTTCTTGTCTTCACAAGCGCCTACAGCTTCACGTCTGCCTCTGCCGCGGCTGCGGCCGTCATTGGTGCGAGCGCTAATGGCCGGATCCTGTGGAAGCTCCCGGACGGGCGCAACTACGCGGACTGGGAAGCCTCTCAGGGCATATCAGACTGCGCCTCGCAGTGA